In one window of Mercurialis annua linkage group LG4, ddMerAnnu1.2, whole genome shotgun sequence DNA:
- the LOC126676462 gene encoding protein NSP-INTERACTING KINASE 1-like has product MLNNSTLLKSDFSYNNLSGPEPRFAAKTFNIAGNALICPTAECFGATFIPMSMNLNSKQASSPWGRRRSHNVALAFGFRRW; this is encoded by the exons ATGCTTAATAACAGCACCCTGCTTAAaag TGATTTCTCTTACAACAATCTGAGTGGCCCTGAACCAAGATTTGCTGCTAAAACATTCAA TATTGCTGGGAATGCTCTAATCTGCCCAACTGCAGAATGCTTTGGGGCAACATTTATACCAATGTCCATGAACTTGAATAGCAAACAAG CTTCTTCGCCTTGGGGCAGACGGCGAAGTCATAACGTAGCCCTTGCATTTGGCTTCAGGAGATGGTGA
- the LOC126676460 gene encoding aspartic proteinase nepenthesin-2-like — protein sequence MASASFFLLALFMVLDIFTTISAISNSTLVQHSQSTSASKKILKFPMYHIGKFINNDSQSLSLARIRLQNEQRLIQKKDWLPGPFQVEMPLLVAVPTGEYIVELQVGSQRVLMLLDNGSPLVWWQCSPCKHCFQQKFNSLYNPSLSTSYKPVICPSNWCDKNTRYTFTNECIMNQCQYTIKYRDGSSSSGFLANETISSDDGMLYKSIIFGCASTNEGLFDGFFDGILGFQHSEFSFPNQIEAYRFSFCFVAAHSKFDGKIQRRPDSAPLYLYEFPHLNEDTTFVVTLTHLGHHYVQFEGIKINGEKIPIDAKYWNRDTRGKYGVVLDSGTPITRFPMYVYNKIRDSFRRSVTGKMSVSESEQFDTCFHSPLSTPVDYIPKVSLCFRSGKGEEELRLAPEHIMASIGNNTYCFAFNYIDTSVDITIIGSHQLQNTRLSFNMLEMSVSVTPDDC from the coding sequence ATGGCATCTGCTTCTTTCTTTCTACTTGCACTTTTCATGGTTCTTGATATTTTCACAACCATCTCGGCCATCTCAAATTCCACTTTAGTACAACACTCACAATCTACTTCTGCTTCTAAGAAAATCCTTAAATTTCCCATGTATCACATCGggaaatttattaataatgacTCACAGTCTTTATCTTTAGCTAGAATTCGGCTACAAAATGAGCAAAGACTAATACAAAAAAAAGATTGGTTGCCAGGGCCTTTTCAAGTTGAAATGCCTCTTCTTGTTGCAGTCCCCACAGGCGAGTACATCGTGGAATTGCAAGTTGGATCCCAAAGGGTACTTATGTTGCTAGACAACGGATCGCCGCTTGTTTGGTGGCAGTGCTCACCGTGCAAACATTGCTTTCAACAAAAATTCAATTCTTTGTACAATCCATCTCTTTCTACGTCGTACAAACCAGTAATCTGCCCCTCAAATTGGTGTGATAAGAATACCAGGTACACTTTTACCAATGAATGCATAATGAATCAGTGCCAATATACTATAAAGTATAGAGATGGATCTTCTTCCTCAGGCTTTTTAGCCAATGAAACAATATCATCAGACGATGGTATGTTATACAAGAGCATCATCTTTGGATGTGCGAGCACTAACGAAGGTTTATTTGACGGCTTTTTTGATGGAATCTTGGGATTCCAGCATAGCGAATTCTCTTTTCCAAATCAGATAGAAGCATACAGATTTTCTTTTTGCTTCGTTGCTGCACATTCCAAATTTGATGGAAAAATTCAAAGGAGGCCAGATAGTGCCCCATTGTATCTCTATGAATTCCCGCACCTCAACGAAGACACTACATTTGTTGTGACACTAACGCACTTAGGTCATCACTATGTGCAGTTTGAAGGCATTAAAATTAACGGAGAAAAGATCCCCATCGATGCTAAATATTGGAACAGAGATACAAGAGGTAAATACGGGGTAGTATTGGATAGTGGTACGCCGATTACGCGCTTTCCAATGTATGTGTATAATAAGATCCGCGATTCGTTTAGAAGGAGTGTGACAGGTAAGATGAGCGTATCGGAATCAGAGCAATTTGACACCTGTTTTCATTCACCCCTGAGCACCCCTGTGGACTACATTCCAAAAGTATCGCTATGCTTTAGAAGCGGAAAGGGAGAGGAAGAGCTTCGACTTGCACCAGAGCATATTATGGCATCAATAGGAAATAATACATATTGTTTTGCTTTTAACTACATAGATACGTCTGTGGATATAACTATCATAGGGAGTCACCAACTCCAGAACACAAGATTATCTTTTAATATGTTGGAGATGTCAGTCAGTGTCACTCCAGATGATTGTTAA
- the LOC126676461 gene encoding tetraspanin-8-like, whose product MMCWFYPSRKTKITNLISLAMLQILIMIILVMGYAMVVTHKGEGRVVPGRAYKEYDRGDFSKEFIKACSSGESQTGLMYDAVPDSRVCTRFGEQFNHLNELEFYNTNFTPLQSGCCKPPSYCPYEFKNATI is encoded by the exons ATGATGTGCTGGTTTTATCCGAGTCGCAAAACAAAGATAACCAATTTGATTTCTCTGGCCATGCTTCAAATCCTCATCATGATCATCCTGGTCATGGGTTACGCCATGGTGGTCACCCATAAGGGAGAAGGAAGGGTAGTTCCTGGAAGAGCCTACAAAGAGTATGATCGTGGGGATTTTTCCAAGGAGTTTATCAAAGCATGTTCATCAGGAGAATCACAGACTGGTCTTATGTACGATGCGGTACCAGATTCCAGAGTTTGCACTAGATTTGGAGAGCAATTCAATCATCTTAACGAGTTGGAGTTCTACAATACCAATTTTACTCCGTTACAG TCAGGTTGTTGTAAACCGCCCAGTTATTGTCCTTACGAGTTCAAGAATGCAacaatttga
- the LOC126677507 gene encoding aspartic proteinase nepenthesin-2-like, with the protein MAFASLFLLIVFLSFFTPISPTLNSTAQSASNKILKFPVYHIGKFLNDSKSLYLARIQQTNDWMPEPIQANLPLLVAFPTGEYIVELIVGSQIVHLLLDTGSPLVWWQCSPCQNCFEQKYNPLYNISLSKTYKPVICPSNQCAKNIQYYFTNECTMNRCQYTANYGDGSYSSGVLANETVSDEDGVLYKSIIFGCGSSNIGLFDGFYAGILGFQHDEFSFPNQINADIFSFCFVAAQSKFDRKIQRRPDNAPLYLYEFPDLNEDTTFVVDLTHLVHHYVAFKGVKIEGEMVPVNDKYWNRDTEGKYGVRVDSGTRLTSFPSDVYNDIRNSFLKSVKGMTAFASHNYDTCFYSPLSTPVDYIPKVSLCFRSGMGVEELRLAPEHIMISIGRNVYCFAFTYADASVDVTIIGTHQLQNTRLSFDMLEESVRFTPDDC; encoded by the coding sequence ATGGCTTTTGcttctctttttcttctcatagtgtttctttcttttttcacaCCAATCTCACCTACCTTAAATTCCACTGCCCAATCCGCTTCtaataaaatacttaaatttCCGGTATATCACATAGGAAAATTTCTTAATGATTCAAAATCATTATACTTAGCCAGAATTCAGCAAACGAATGACTGGATGCCTGAGCCTATTCAAGCCAATTTGCCTCTTCTTGTTGCATTCCCCACAGGCGAATACATCGTGGAATTGATAGTTGGATCGCAAATCGTACATCTGTTGCTAGACACCGGATCACCGCTTGTTTGGTGGCAGTGCTCACCGTGCCAAAATTGCTTTGAACAAAAGTACAATCCTCTATACAATATATCTCTTTCCAAAACATATAAACCAGTAATCTGCCCGTCAAATCAGTGTGCTAAGAATATCCAGTATTATTTTACAAATGAATGCACAATGAATCGGTGTCAGTATACTGCAAATTATGGAGATGGATCTTATTCCAGTGGGGTTTTAGCCAATGAAACAGTATCAGATGAAGATGGCGTGCTTTATAAGAGCATCATCTTTGGATGTGGGAGCTCCAACATTGGTTTATTTGACGGGTTTTATGCTGGAATCCTTGGATTCCAGCATGATGAATTCTCTTTTCCTAATCAAATAAACGCAGACATATTTTCTTTCTGTTTTGTTGCTGCACAGTCCAAATTTGATAGAAAAATTCAAAGGAGGCCAGATAATGCCCCACTGTATCTCTACGAATTCCCGGACCTTAATGAGGACACTACTTTTGTGGTGGATCTAACACACTTAGTTCATCACTATGTGGCGTTTAAAGGTGTCAAAATTGAAGGGGAAATGGTCCCTGTCAATGATAAATACTGGAATAGAGATACAGAAGGCAAATACGGTGTAAGGGTGGATAGCGGTACGAGGCTTACAAGCTTTCCAAGTGATGTGTACAATGACATCCGCAATTCGTTCCTAAAGAGTGTGAAGGGTATGACAGCATTTGCATCACATAATTATGACACTTGCTTCTATTCACCCTTGAGCACCCCTGTGGACTACATTCCAAAAGTATCTCTATGCTTTAGAAGCGGAATGGGAGTGGAAGAGCTTCGACTTGCACCAGAGCATATCATGATTTCAATAGGAAGAAATGTGTATTGTTTCGCTTTCACATACGCGGATGCTTCTGTAGATGTAACGATCATCGGGACTCATCAACTACAGAACACAAGATTATCTTTTGATATGTTGGAGGAGTCGGTCCGTTTCACTCCAGATGATTGTTAA
- the LOC126679042 gene encoding late embryogenesis abundant protein D-11-like yields MAHFQHQYGDVGYDKYGNPVSQRDEYGNPINESGSTDYLGIGADNQDHGITGKPRRSGSPSSSSSSEDDGHGGRRKKGLKEKIEEKIPGQKEEHHRTQSTSTTTPGGSLSAEDHHHGILHKIKEKLPGGHHHDPEHHRP; encoded by the coding sequence ATGGCACACTTTCAGCACCAATACGGCGACGTTGGCTACGACAAATATGGCAACCCAGTTTCGCAGAGAGACGAATATGGGAACCCTATCAACGAGTCTGGCAGTACTGACTACCTTGGAATTGGAGCTGATAACCAAGACCATGGAATTACCGGAAAGCCGCGTCGTTCCGGTAGCCCGTCCAGCTCTAGCTCATCTGAAGATGACGGACATGGTGGGAGAAGAAAGAAAGGGCTGAAGGAGAAGATCGAGGAGAAAATTCCAGGGCAGAAAGAAGAACATCATAGAACTCAATCCACTTCAACAACTACACCCGGTGGTTCCTTATCGGCGGAGGATCATCACCATGGAATACTTCATAAGATTAAGGAGAAGCTTCCCGGTGGGCATCACCATGATCCCGAGCACCACCGCCCGTAA